One window of uncultured Methanoregula sp. genomic DNA carries:
- a CDS encoding isoprenylcysteine carboxylmethyltransferase family protein: protein MQILTVPIALIWILFFAYWLISALGNRSPFKRRPSRISFLTYSAVPVIICVFLAGKFAPWLLVNRFLPDNLFLAIAGLLITLGGLGFAVWARLHLGKNWSGLPAIRENHTITRTGPYGIVRHPIYTGILIGELGTTLAMGYLSGVFFFFAILAVFLVKIRFEETILLEEFGEEYARYMREVKALIPFVI from the coding sequence GCTCATCTCCGCACTGGGGAACCGGTCGCCGTTCAAGCGCAGGCCGTCCCGCATATCGTTCCTCACCTACTCGGCAGTGCCGGTAATTATCTGCGTGTTTCTCGCCGGGAAGTTTGCACCCTGGCTTCTCGTGAACCGGTTCCTTCCCGACAACCTTTTCCTGGCCATTGCCGGCCTGCTCATCACCCTCGGGGGCCTGGGATTTGCGGTCTGGGCCAGGCTGCATCTCGGGAAGAACTGGAGCGGGCTTCCCGCCATCCGGGAGAATCATACCATCACCCGCACCGGGCCGTACGGCATAGTCCGTCACCCGATTTACACCGGGATTCTTATCGGAGAACTCGGGACAACCCTTGCCATGGGGTACCTGTCCGGGGTCTTTTTCTTCTTCGCGATCCTCGCGGTCTTTCTTGTAAAAATCCGGTTTGAAGAGACCATTCTGCTGGAAGAATTCGGCGAGGAGTACGCCCGGTACATGCGCGAAGTAAAAGCGCTGATACCGTTTGTGATCTGA